A single window of Mangifera indica cultivar Alphonso chromosome 18, CATAS_Mindica_2.1, whole genome shotgun sequence DNA harbors:
- the LOC123202296 gene encoding NADH dehydrogenase [ubiquinone] 1 alpha subcomplex subunit 1-like, giving the protein MALVWLEVALPLGIIAGMLCIMGNAQYHIHKAAHGRPKHIGNDMWDVAMERRDKKLMEAAASSK; this is encoded by the exons atgGCGTTAGTGTGGTTAGAAGTAGCTTTGCCACTTGGAATAATTGCTGGAATGCTTTGTATTATGGGTAACGCTCAGTATCACATTCACAAAGCCGCTCATGGACGg CCGAAGCATATCGGTAACGATATGTGGGATGTCGCCATGGAGAGAAGGGACAAGAAGCTGATGGAAGCCGCCGCTTCTTCCAAatag